From Lemur catta isolate mLemCat1 chromosome 21, mLemCat1.pri, whole genome shotgun sequence, a single genomic window includes:
- the LOC123625736 gene encoding keratin, type I cytoskeletal 18-like has product MSFTTRSTTFSTNYRSLGSVQAPSRSVRPVSSAARIYAGAGGSGSRISTSRSTSIQSGWGSEGLAAGMVAGLAGMGGIQTEKETMQELNDHLASYLDRVRSLGIDNRRLESKIREHLEKGPQVRDWAHYFKIIEDPRAQIFANSADNARIVLQVDNARLAAADFRGKCETELAERQSVESDIHGLRKVIDDTDITRLQLETEIEALEEELVFMKKNQEEEVKGRQAQTAGSGRTVEVDAPKSQDLGKIMADIGPSMTSWLLDKYRSRQIEERTTAVTSQSAEVDAAEMTLAELRRTVQSLEIDPDSMRNVKADLENSLREAGARYAVQMGQLSGVLLHLESELAPARAEGQEYEALLNIKVKLEAEIATYRRLLEDGDDFNLGDALDSSNSMQTIQKTMTPRIVDGKVVSETNDTNVLRH; this is encoded by the coding sequence ATGAGTTTCACCACTCGCTCCACCACCTTCTCCACCAACTACCGGTCCCTGGGCTCCGTCCAGGCGCCCAGCCGTAGCGTGCGGCCCGTCAGCAGCGCTGCCAGAATCTATGCAGGTGCCGGGGGCTCGGGCTCCCGGATCTCCACGTCCCGCTCCACCAGCATCCAGAGCGGCTGGGGGTCCGAGGGCCTGGCCGCGGGGATGGTCGCGGGTCTGGCAGGAATGGGGGGCATCCAGACAGAGAAGGAGACCATGCAAGAGCTCAACGACCACCTGGCCTCCTACCTGGACAGAGTGAGGAGCCTGGGGATCGATAATCGGAGGCTGGAAAGCAAAATCCGGGAACACCTGGAGAAGGGGCCCCAGGTCAGAGACTGGGCGCATTACTTCAAAATCATCGAGGACCCGAGGGCTCAGATCTTTGCAAATTCTGCGGACAATGCCCGCATCGTTCTGCAGGTTGACAATGCCCGTCTTGCTGCTGCGGACTTTAGAGGCAAGTGTGAGACAGAGCTGGCCGAGCGCCAGTCTGTGGAGAGCGACATCCACGGGCTCCGCAAGGTCATTGATGACACCGATATCACTCGCCTGCAGCTGGAGACAGAGATCGAGGCTCTCGAGGAGGAGCTGGTCTTCATGAAGAAGAACCAGGAGGAGGAAGTAAAAGGCCGACAAGCCCAGACTGCCGGCTCTGGGCGGACCGTGGAGGTAGACGCCCCCAAATCCCAGGACCTCGGCAAGATCATGGCAGACATCGGGCCCAGTATGACGAGCTGGCTGCTGGACAAGTACCGGTCCCGGCAGATTGAGGAGAGAACCACAGCGGTCACCTCACAGTCCGCCGAGGTCGACGCTGCCGAAATGACACTCGCGGAGCTGAGACGTACAGTCCAGTCCTTGGAGATCGACCCGGACTCCATGAGAAATGTGAAGGCCGACTTGGAGAACAGCCTGAGGGAGGCGGGGGCCCGCTACGCCGTGCAGATGGGGCAGCTCAGTGGGGTCCTGCTGCACCTGGAGTCGGAGCTGGCACCGGCccgggcagaggggcaggagtACGAGGCCCTGCTGAACATCAAGGTCAAGTTGGAGGCTGAGATTGCCACCTACCGCCGCCTGCTGGAAGACGGGGATGACTTCAATCTTGGTGATGCCCTGGACAGCAGCAACTCCATGCAAACCATCCAAAAGACCATGACCCCAAGGATAGTGGATGGCAAAGTGGTGTCTGAGACCAACGACACCAACGTTCTGAGGCATTGA